A part of Ziziphus jujuba cultivar Dongzao chromosome 8, ASM3175591v1 genomic DNA contains:
- the LOC107404568 gene encoding uncharacterized protein LOC107404568 gives MAVSFNSAVGFSSTLRAEYQNLSKSSAGASIPKVSQVRPFLGATGTRKLAKDKRWSFCLSVADSDRLTTETSDKSSGNAEIPLSAENSRVQISAPHESGPQTTEASNGSVVSSDQEEKTSSPNNESKPKKSPLTAREKLRAARVLSRYTESKPSKSDMGSKVLDALRESDRGKKKGLPEAPGNMFDDSKRGLPKQGFTFEFPGGADLFFIVFSFVFISTVMFATTYLVWKVGAIHFNEY, from the exons atggcaGTTTCTTTCAACTCCGCAGTGGGTTTCAGTTCTACG TTGAGAGCCGAGTACCAGAATTTGTCAAAATCTTCAGCTGGAGCTTCAATTCCAAAGGTCAGCCAAGTCAGGCCCTTCTTGGGAGCAACTGGGACAAGAAAACTTGCAAAAGACAAAAGATGGAGTTTTTGTCTTTCAGTTGCAGATAGTGATAGGCTTACCACAGAAACCAGTGACAAGAGCTCTGGAAATGCTGAAATACCCCTTTCAGCTGAAAATAGTCGGGTCCAAATTAGTGCCCCTCATGAGTCAGGACCTCAAACCACAGAGGCTTCTAATGGCTCAGTGGTTTCTTCTGACCAGGAAGAAAAAACTTCATCTCCTAACAATGaatccaaaccaaaaaaatctCCATTAACAGCGAGGGAGAAACTAAGAGCAGCTCGGGTTCTCAGTCGTTATACCGAGTCCAAGCCTTCTAAATCAGATATGGGAAGCAAAGTATTAGATGCTCTGAGAGAAAGTGATCGTGGGAAGAAAAAGGGACTTCCGGAAGCACCTGGGAATATGTTTGATGACAGTAAGCGAGGACTGCCAAAGCAAGGCTTCACTTTTGAGTTCCCAGGGGGTGCTGATTTGTTTTTCATCGTCTTCTCATTTGTCTTTATCAGTACAGTGATGTTTGCTACAACATACCTTGTGTGGAAAGTTGGTGCCATCCATTTTAATGAATACTAA
- the LOC107404577 gene encoding transcription factor bHLH51, with protein MWDKKQRELELRYLQIQCFVFNFSLVFCFFFPQERSNNMENVYHPNWSEPANSSRYKSATISSSTTATSTESSFLLPWSLSPHASTSSTFQFSGFPSTTSSGSIPFERIAEDRAAAASKSHSQAEKRRRDRINAQLSTLRKLIPKSDKMDKAALLGSVIDQVKDLKRKAMEVSKAIIVPTEVDEVAIESSTDELSEGQDVNLSVSKSNNSNNNNTYIRVSVCCEDRPELFSELIQVLKGLKLSAVRAEVASVGGRIKSVLVLSSNKDTDDKEAICINSLKQSLKLVLTKIASSSVPSNCRIRSKRQRFFLPSHFS; from the exons ATGTGGGATAAAAAGCAAAGAGAATTGGAACTCAGATATTTACAAATCCAATGCTTTGTATTTAATTTCTctctagttttttgttttttttttcctcaggaAAGAAGTAATAATATGGAGAATGTTTATCATCCTAATTGGTCTGAACCAGCAAATTCTTCTCGGTACAAATCTGCAACTATAAGCAGTAGTACCACTGCTACCTCTACCGAGTCCTCCTTTCTACTTCCATGGTCGCTTTCTCCTCATGCCTCAACCTCTTCGACTTTCCAGTTCTCTGGGTTTCCTTCGACGACGTCGTCCGGTTCGATACCGTTCGAAAGGATTGCCGAAGATAGAGCTGCTGCTGCTTCCAAGAGCCACAGCCAAGCAGAAAAGAGACGCAGGGATAGGATTAATGCACAGCTTTCAACTCTTAGGAAACTAATTCCCAAGTCTGACAAG ATGGACAAGGCAGCCTTGCTAGGGAGTGTGATTGATCAAGTGAAAGATCTTAAGCGAAAAGCCATGGAAGTAAGCAAAGCCATCATAGTTCCAACAGAAGTTGATGAAGTGGCCATTGAGAGTAGCACTGATGAGCTTTCCGAAGGCCAAGATGTGAACCTCTCAGTCAGCAAAagcaataatagtaataacaataatacgtATATAAGAGTATCTGTTTGCTGTGAGGACAGGCCAGAATTGTTCTCAGAGCTGATTCAAGTGCTGAAAGGGCTAAAACTGAGTGCAGTTAGAGCAGAGGTAGCCAGTGTTGGTGGAAGGATTAAAAGTGTTCTGGTCCTTTCTTCGAACAAGGATACTGATGATAAAGAGGCTATTTGCATAAATTCTCTCAAACAGTCTCTTAAATTAGTTTTGACTAAAATTGCTTCTTCTTCTGTACCATCAAATTGTCGCATTAGAAGCAAGAGGCAGAGGTTCTTCTTGCCTTCTCATTTCTcctaa